A genome region from Camelina sativa cultivar DH55 chromosome 10, Cs, whole genome shotgun sequence includes the following:
- the LOC104719565 gene encoding probable receptor-like protein kinase At5g39030, giving the protein MAPTPSKRIPVICYVLFVFYILVFVSCGGEEATAPYKPDEVILINCGEFSFTFDTGGRNWMPEAEKKILPSNSDYTSFTSDASSDKESWTPQVPYMNARIFRSDFTYSFPLSPGWKFIRLHFYPCYYYGYHGYGPDFDAVSSFFSVSLNGFTLLTNFSADLTVKASKGEPTLIKEFIVPVHQGLNLTFRPAKKSLAFVKGIEIVSMPDRFYSKGGFDNMVSEVGSTVDFKIENSTALETVYRLNVGGQMVGEVGDSGMFRRWLSDDDAFLNGGVTPYIDNVMINYSEKTPAYVAPAYVYATFRSMGNAKYPELNLNFNMTWLFTVDAGFNYLVRLHFCETLREVTKPNQRVFTIFIEHQIAKHEMDVIQLSGGSRIPVYLDFSIYVGSESGPRPDLRVDLYPLKDYSPSCYDVILNGVEILKLNNSDGNLAGPNLNPPLSSNLTPNRLKPQHMKGTSHVLVIIFIAVGSVLGLVTFIVVLMLSMRQRKRKNRKEKSVVMFKKLLNMYTYAELKKITKSFSYILGKGGFGTVYGGNLCNGRKVAVKVLKDLKGNGEDFINEVASMSQTSHVNIVSLLGFCFEGSKRAIVYEFLENGSLDQFISRNKSLARDVRTLYRIALGIARGLEYLHYGCKTRIVHFDIKPQNILIDGNLCPKVSDFGLAKLCEKRESVVSLINARGTIGYIAPEVFSRMYGRVSHKSDVYSYGMLILDMIGARNKEIVETIDPDASSTYFPDWIYKDLEDGEQTWVFGDEITKEEKETAKKMIVVGLWCIQPCPSDRPPMNKVVEMMEGSLDALEIPPKPSMHISAEVIPESPSLSDGEETG; this is encoded by the coding sequence ATGGCTCCAACACCTTCAAAAAGAATTCCGGTGATCTGTTACGTTTTGTTTGTCTTCTATATTCTCGTTTTCGTCTCCTGCGGAGGGGAAGAAGCAACGGCGCCATACAAGCCAGACGAAGTTATTCTCATCAACTGCGGTGAATTCTCTTTCACCTTCGACACCGGCGGCCGAAATTGGATGCCGGAGGCGGAGAAGAAAATTCTGCCGTCGAATTCGGACTACACGTCATTCACTTCAGACGCATCATCAGACAAAGAATCATGGACTCCTCAAGTTCCCTACATGAACGCTAGGATTTTCCGATCAGATTTTACGTACAGTTTTCCACTCTCCCCTGGTTGGAAATTCATCCGGTTACATTTTTATCCGTGCTATTATTACGGGTACCACGGGTACGGGCCCGATTTCGACGCGGTCAGTTCTTTCTTCTCCGTCAGTCTAAATGGTTTCACTCTCTTGACCAACTTCAGTGCTGATTTAACGGTGAAAGCTTCCAAAGGAGAGCCAACTCTAATCAAAGAGTTTATCGTTCCTGTTCACCAGGGGTTGAATCTCACGTTCAGGCCGGCTAAGAAATCGTTAGCATTTGTTAAGGGTATCGAGATCGTGTCCATGCCTGACCGGTTTTACTCAAAGGGAGGATTTGACAACATGGTATCAGAAGTCGGTAGTACCGTTGACTTTAAGATAGAAAACTCGACGGCTTTAGAGACCGTTTATCGGTTAAACGTAGGTGGACAAATGGTGGGCGAGGTCGGCGATTCGGGAATGTTCAGGCGCTGGCtttctgatgatgatgctttCCTAAACGGTGGAGTCACTCCGTACATAGATAATGTAATGATCAACTACTCCGAGAAAACTCCAGCGTATGTTGCCCCAGCGTACGTGTACGCCACGTTTCGCTCAATGGGTAACGCCAAGTATCCTGAGCTAAACCTGAACTTCAACATGACATGGCTATTCACAGTCGATGCTGGGTTTAATTACCTCGTGAGGCTTCATTTCTGTGAGACTTTACGGGAagtaaccaaaccgaaccagcgcgtcttcaccatcttcatcgAACATCAGATTGCCAAGCATGAGATGGACGTGATTCAGCTGAGCGGTGGTTCTCGGATTCCAGTGTATCTAGATTTCAGCATCTATGTTGGTTCGGAAAGTGGGCCCAGACCTGATCTACGAGTTGACTTGTATCCTTTAAAGGACTATAGTCCATCGTGTTATGATGTTATTCTGAATGGTGTAGAGATTCTCAAGCTTAACAACTCAGATGGTAATCTAGCCGGACCTAATCTAAATCCTCCATTATCATCGAACTTAACCCCAAACCGTCTAAAGCCGCAGCATATGAAAGGTACGTCACATGTTCTGGTGATAATCTTCATAGCCGTTGGTTCTGTACTTGGACTGGTGACTTTCATTGTTGTTCTCATGTTGTCAATGcgtcagaggaagaggaagaatagaaaagaaaaaagtgttgTAATGTTCAAGAAACTACTGAATATGTACACGTATGCAGAATTAAAGAAGATTACAAAGTCATTTTCTTACATACTTGGGAAAGGGGGATTTGGAACCGTTTATGGAGGAAACCTTTGTAATGGTCGTAAGGTTGCAGTAAAGGTCTTGAAAGATTTGAAGGGAAATGGTGAGGATTTCATCAATGAAGTCGCAAGCATGAGCCAAACATCTCATGTAAACATCGTTTCTCTTCTTGGTTTCTGCTTTGAAGGGTCTAAAAGAGCAATTGTGTATGAGTTTTTGGAGAATGGGTCTCTCGATCAGTTCATCTCTAGAAATAAGTCACTGGCTCGAGATGTCAGAACATTGTATCGAATTGCATTGGGCATTGCTCGAGGTCTGGAATACTTACATTATGGCTGCAAAACAAGAATTGTACATTTCGACATTAAACCTCAGAATATATTGATAGATGGCAATCTTTGTCCTAAAGTGTCAGACTTTGGCCTTGCTAAGCTTtgtgaaaaaagagaaagcgtTGTGTCACTGATAAACGCAAGAGGAACTATAGGTTACATTGCACCGGAGGTGTTCTCAAGAATGTATGGAAGAGTCTCGCATAAATCAGATGTATATAGCTATGGGATGTTGATCCTAGACATGATTGGAGCAAGGAACAAAGAAATAGTAGAAACTATTGACCCTGATGCTAGTTCGACTTACTTTCCTGATTGGATCTATAAGGATCTTGAAGATGGAGAGCAAACATGGGTATTTGGTGATGAAataaccaaagaagaaaaagaaactgcaAAGAAGATGATTGTGGTAGGACTCTGGTGTATCCAACCATGCCCATCAGATCGTCCACCGATGAACAAAGTCGTGGAAATGATGGAGGGAAGCTTAGATGCTCTTGAAATTCCCCCTAAGCCTTCCATGCATATCTCCGCTGAGGTTATTCCTGAATCTCCTTCACTTTCTGATGGCGAGGAAACTGgataa